A window from Solanum stenotomum isolate F172 chromosome 5, ASM1918654v1, whole genome shotgun sequence encodes these proteins:
- the LOC125865617 gene encoding pentatricopeptide repeat-containing protein At4g22760, whose translation MLASKVAILLAKRMTINQTKQIHAAILVNGLLDLESLLVQQIINSASSYSYYTSHYIKLVLNHVQNLDVFSVASTIRFYSRHCQFREAVNLYGKLQRCGLSPSTFAVSSALKACARILYRSGGISIHAQVYKYGFCNVVYVQTALVDFYSKVGNMDFARSIFNEMVEKNIVSWNSVLGGYVKSGDLTMAQIVFDEMPEKDVISWNSMVSGYARMGNIERAYALFRQMPERSSASWNAMIRGYIDCGKIELARSFFEAMGQKNNVSYIILISGYSKSGDVESAEELFGKLHKKDQLVYNAMIACYAQNSWAKEALQLFNAMLRLDLQPDEMTLASAISACSQLGDLKFGSWIESFIHETGIQMDDFLATSLIDLYAKCGSIDKAHKLFHGLKKKDLVAYTAMILGCGINGRAKDAIKLFDEMMNAEINPNIVTITGILTAYSHIGMVEEAYRCFISLQKYGLAPSVDHYAIVVDLLSRAGRLEEAHGLIKSMSIQPHAGVWGALLLGCSLHNNLELGEIAATRCIELEPDSSGYLSLLANIYASSGRWDDAERLRQGVEEKGYNKLPGCSWMEEVKA comes from the coding sequence ATGTTGGCGTCTAAAGTTGCTATATTGTTGGCTAAGCGTATGACAATCAACCAAACAAAGCAAATCCATGCTGCAATACTTGTTAATGGTCTTTTGGATCTTGAGTCCTTGCTAGTTCAGCAGATAATCAACTCTGCAAGTAGTTACTCTTATTATACCTCACACTATATTAAACTAGTCCTCAATCATGTGCAAAATTTAGATGTCTTCTCGGTGGCGTCTACCATCCGATTCTATTCTAGGCATTGTCAGTTCAGGGAGGCTGTTAATTTATATGGAAAACTGCAGAGATGTGGACTTAGTCCGAGCACGTTTGCTGTATCGTCTGCTTTAAAGGCTTGTGCAAGGATTTTGTATAGGTCTGGTGGGATATCGATTCATGCACAAGTTTATAAGTATGGTTTTTGTAATGTTGTTTATGTGCAGACAGCTCTAGTAGATTTTTACTCGAAAGTAGGTAATATGGATTTTGCCCGAAGCATATTTAATGAGATGGTTGAGAAAAATATAGTATCGTGGAATTCAGTGCTAGGTGGATATGTAAAATCTGGTGACTTAACAATGGCACAAATTGTTTTTGATGAGATGCCGGAGAAAGATGTTATTTCGTGGAACTCCATGGTTTCTGGGTATGCGAGGATGGGGAATATAGAGCGGGCATATGCATTGTTTAGACAGATGCCAGAGAGAAGTTCTGCCTCTTGGAATGCAATGATTAGAGGATATATAGACTGTGGGAAGATAGAATTAGCACGTAGTTTCTTTGAGGCAATGGGCCAAAAGAACAATGTTTCATATATCATATTGATTTCAGGATACTCAAAAAGTGGAGATGTTGAATCTGCTGAGGAACTCTTTGGAAAATTACATAAGAAAGATCAACTAGTATATAATGCCATGATAGCTTGTTATGCTCAAAACAGCTGGGCAAAAGAGGCTCTGCAGCTGTTCAATGCAATGCTTCGATTAGATTTGCAACCTGATGAAATGACTTTGGCAAGTGCTATTTCAGCTTGTTCTCAGCTGGGAGATCTAAAGTTTGGTTCTTGGATCGAGTCGTTCATTCATGAAACTGGAATTCAAATGGATGACTTCTTGGCCACTAGTTTGATCGACCTTTATGCAAAATGTGGAAGTATTGATAAAGCTCACAAGCTGTTCCACGgcttgaaaaagaaagatttggTAGCATATACTGCCATGATACTGGGATGTGGAATAAATGGTAGGGCTAAGGATGCCATCAAGTTGTTTGATGAGATGATGAATGCTGAAATTAACCCAAACATAGTCACAATCACAGGGATATTGACTGCCTACAGTCACATTGGAATGGTAGAAGAAGCATACCGTTGTTTTATTTCCTTACAGAAGTATGGTCTTGCTCCCTCAGTTGACCATTACGCTATAGTAGTTGACCTTTTAAGTAGGGCAGGGCGGTTAGAAGAAGCACATGGGTTGATTAAAAGCATGTCAATACAGCCTCATGCTGGTGTGTGGGGTGCATTGCTTCTTGGTTGCAGTTTGCATAACAATTTAGAGCTTGGAGAGATTGCAGCAACACGTTGTATTGAGTTAGAACCTGACAGTTCTGGATATCTTTCTCTTCTTGCAAATATTTATGCTTCTTCGGGAAGGTGGGATGATGCTGAGAGGTTGAGACAAGGTGTTGAAGAAAAGGGATACAACAAATTGCCTGGTTGCAGTTGGATGGAAGAAGTAAAAGCTTAG
- the LOC125865530 gene encoding universal stress protein PHOS34-like, protein MQKQPPHTADSGIPNLANIKIKCSSPRFPPPTTPSATDTPTAGAQRKIGIAVDLSDESAFAVKWAVHHYLRPGDAVILLHVRPTSVLYGADWGSVDLSIVDTDNIESQKKLEDDFDAFTSAKSADLAQPLVEAQIPYKIHIVKDHDMKERLCLEVERLGLSAVIMGSRGFGATKRGNDGRLGSVSDYCVRHCVCPVVVVRYPDEKDGGNAARKRGVSVASASKEHEEEGEYHDACDDRQGSQPAIGKGSRTDN, encoded by the exons ATGCAGAAACAGCCACCGCACACGGCGGATTCCGGCATCCCAAACCTCGCGAACATCAAAATCAAGTGTTCATCACCACGTTTTCCACCACCGACCACTCCTTCCGCCACCGACACTCCTACCGCCGGTGCGCAGCGCAAAATTGGAATCGCCGTTGATCTTAGTGACGAATCTGCCTTCGCCGTCAAGTGGGCTGTCCACCACTACCTCCGTCCTGGTGACGCAGTTATCCTTCTCCACGTCCGCCCTACCTCCGTACTCTACGGTGCTGATTGGGGTTCTGTTGATCTCTCCATCGTCGATACTGATAACATAGAGTCTCAGAAGAAGCTTGAAGATGATTTTGATGCGTTCACTTCTGCTAAGTCTGCTGATTTGGCTCAGCCACTTGTTGAGGCACAAATTCCGTACAAAATTCATATTGTGAAGGATCATGATATGAAGGAAAGGCTGTGTCTTGAGGTTGAGAGGCTAGGATTGAGTGCAGTTATCATGGGTAGTCGAGGATTCGGGGCTACCAAGAGAGGAAATGATGGGAGGCTTGGAAGTGTTAGTGATTACTGTGTTAGGCATTGTGTTTGCCCTGTTGTGGTTGTGAGGTATCCTGATGAGAAGGATGGTGGAAATGCTGCTCGTAAGCGCGGAGTTTCTGTGGCATCTGCCTCAAAAGAACATGAGGAGGAAGGCGAGTACCATGATGCCTGTGATGATCGTCAAG GATCACAACCAGCCATAGGAAAAGGCTCGAGAACTGACAATTGA
- the LOC125865283 gene encoding zinc finger protein CONSTANS-LIKE 1-like, whose translation MNKMNCELCDKNKSMMYCESDQASLCWDCDSKVHSANFLVAKHSRNLLCHSCQNSTPWTASGPKLSPTFSVCNSCLENPTAAAVRLQDPIEEIGERIEENYQTETDNDEDEDEYGSTESEIDDDDDDEEDGNQVVPLSSSPSSNFSPPSSVRSVSYSGSYGDLSAAGDCGGGATVAVNSTPWKRVRESDCLHFEDEEACSSSLLLEENKGTSSSIGFLRPMKVVRTNELCD comes from the exons ATGAACAAGATGAATTGTGAGTTATGTGATAAGAACAAATCAATGATGTATTGTGAATCAGATCAAGCTAGTCTTTGTTGGGATTGCGATTCGAAAGTTCATTCTGCAAATTTTCTCGTAGCTAAACATTCGAGAAATCTCCTTTGTCATTCATGTCAAAATTCAACTCCATGGACTGCTTCTGGTCCAAAGCTTTCTCCTACTTTCTCTGTCTGCAATTCCTGCCTCGAAAACCCTACCGCCGCCGCCGTTCGATTACAAGATCCAATTGAAGAAATTGGGGaaagaattgaagaaaattaTCAAACGGAAACGGATAATGACGAAGATGAGGATGAATACGGGAGTACTGAGAGTGAAATCGATGACGACGATGACGATGAAGAGGATGGGAATCAAGTTGTTCCTTTATCTTCTTCTCCGTCGAGTAATTTCTCTCCACCGTCGTCGGTGCGTTCGGTGAGTTATTCCGGCAGTTATGGAGATTTATCAGCTGCCGGAGATTGTGGCGGCGGCGCTACGGTGGCTGTTAATTCAACTCCGTGGAAGCGAGTAAGGGAAAGTGATTGCCTACATTTTGAG GATGAAGAAGCATGTTCGTCGAGTTTGTTGTTGGAAGAGAACAAGGGAACATCTTCATCCATAGGGTTCTTGAGACCAATGAAGGTGGTTCGAACAAATGAGTTGTGTGATTAG